A stretch of Imperialibacter roseus DNA encodes these proteins:
- a CDS encoding DUF885 domain-containing protein has protein sequence MKSINACFFAMLLIAGSCSSPKPTQPPGPNPAIDSLFEAYNQFKLRINPIEATKAGESEYNDKVANFIADDYQADLIENYTNFLEALSEYDSSMVSPSQWMSMQVMAWDCKIKREGLTNTIVTMASPIYNLPNFELMPILQIQSLHLYFSQLAGGQSVQPFNTVKDYDNWLKRIDAYLPFLDTCVVKMREGIATGIVPPKTLIKKTIPQLDGFINDPLSEHLYYAPIRQMPESFSSEEKERLASAYSDAIQNKLKPKYKELQDFLLNSYLSAGMETSGLGALPNGPETYNYLLRLHTTTNLTADEIHELGKSEVKRILAEMEKAKAATGFEGDMKAFFEHVRTSKSQMPYTEPEQVIASFNTIRTRVEARLVEVFDLKPKATFDVRRTEAFREASASAEYVPGSKDATRPGTFYVPIPDVTSYNKFSDEALFLHEAVPGHHYQLSLQQENADLPEFLHPESLGVFVEGWALYAESLGKELGLYEDPYQYFGMLSMEMHRAIRLVVDTGIHAKGWTREQAIQYSLDNEAESEASIIASIERYMATPGQAVSYKIGQLKIQELRKKAEATLGDKFSIREFHNQVLNSGSLPLVLLEKKINGWIEKIR, from the coding sequence ATGAAGTCAATTAATGCCTGTTTTTTCGCAATGTTGCTAATAGCTGGTAGCTGCTCAAGCCCGAAACCCACTCAGCCACCAGGCCCCAACCCTGCCATCGACAGCCTTTTTGAAGCGTACAATCAATTCAAGCTGCGCATCAACCCCATAGAAGCCACCAAAGCAGGTGAATCTGAATACAACGACAAGGTAGCCAACTTCATTGCTGACGACTACCAGGCAGACCTTATAGAGAACTACACCAATTTTCTGGAGGCCCTTAGTGAATACGACTCCTCCATGGTGAGCCCGTCGCAATGGATGAGCATGCAGGTGATGGCCTGGGACTGTAAGATCAAACGAGAGGGCCTCACCAATACAATTGTGACCATGGCATCGCCTATTTACAACCTGCCCAACTTCGAACTGATGCCCATCCTTCAAATCCAGTCGCTGCACCTTTACTTTTCGCAGCTAGCCGGGGGGCAAAGCGTTCAGCCGTTTAATACAGTGAAAGATTATGACAACTGGCTGAAACGGATCGATGCGTACCTGCCCTTTTTGGACACCTGTGTGGTAAAGATGAGAGAGGGAATCGCCACGGGCATCGTGCCTCCCAAAACCCTTATTAAGAAAACCATTCCTCAACTGGATGGCTTTATCAACGACCCGCTATCCGAGCACTTGTACTACGCCCCTATTCGCCAGATGCCTGAGAGCTTTTCGTCAGAAGAAAAGGAAAGGCTCGCCAGCGCCTACAGCGACGCCATTCAAAACAAGCTCAAGCCGAAGTACAAAGAACTGCAAGACTTTCTCCTGAACAGCTATTTGTCTGCTGGCATGGAGACCTCCGGTCTTGGGGCTTTACCCAATGGTCCCGAAACATACAATTACCTGTTGCGGCTGCACACCACCACTAACCTGACGGCCGATGAGATTCATGAACTGGGTAAAAGTGAAGTAAAAAGGATTTTGGCTGAAATGGAAAAAGCGAAAGCTGCGACCGGCTTTGAAGGCGACATGAAGGCCTTTTTTGAGCATGTGCGAACCAGCAAAAGCCAAATGCCTTACACCGAACCAGAGCAGGTGATTGCCAGCTTCAACACAATAAGGACACGTGTCGAAGCCAGACTGGTGGAGGTATTTGACCTGAAGCCCAAAGCCACTTTCGACGTGCGAAGAACGGAAGCGTTTCGGGAAGCCTCGGCCAGCGCAGAATATGTGCCAGGCAGCAAAGATGCCACGAGGCCAGGCACCTTTTATGTGCCCATCCCAGATGTAACAAGCTACAACAAGTTTTCAGATGAGGCCCTGTTTCTTCATGAAGCTGTACCGGGGCACCACTATCAGCTTTCGCTGCAGCAGGAAAACGCTGACCTGCCTGAGTTTCTGCACCCGGAGAGCCTGGGTGTGTTTGTGGAGGGTTGGGCCTTGTATGCCGAGTCGCTGGGTAAGGAGCTTGGGCTGTATGAAGACCCTTACCAGTATTTCGGCATGCTCAGCATGGAAATGCACCGGGCGATCCGGCTAGTTGTCGACACGGGCATACATGCCAAAGGCTGGACGAGAGAGCAAGCGATCCAATATTCGCTCGACAATGAAGCAGAATCCGAAGCCTCCATTATTGCGTCTATCGAGCGCTACATGGCCACACCCGGTCAGGCTGTTTCCTACAAAATAGGCCAGCTGAAAATTCAGGAGTTGAGAAAAAAGGCTGAGGCTACCCTTGGTGACAAGTTCAGCATCAGGGAGTTTCACAATCAGGTGTTAAACTCAGGGAGTTTGCCATTGGTTCTTCTGGAAAAGAAAATCAACGGTTGGATTGAGAAAATAAGGTAA
- a CDS encoding aldo/keto reductase yields the protein MNYRTLGKTNFNISEISLGTWQVGGKWGSPFSDAEADKIINTAIDRGVNFIDTADVYENGLSETAVGRVVRSRSERIYVASKCGRQISPHTSEGYQPKVLQKFVEDSLRRTGLEALDLIQLHCPPTEVYYRPEIFELFERLKEQGKILNLGVSVEKVEEALKAIEYDNVATVQIIFNLFRQRPSKLFFKEAKRRNVGIIVRVPLASGLLTGTYHAKTTFDSGDHRNFNRNGEKFDKGETFSGIDYDLGLKAVGELKALFPGVTNLAPIALRWILGFEEVSCIIPGASKVEQVLSNLSTYDTPPLTTAQVMAMNKIYEAYIKKEVHQLW from the coding sequence ATGAACTACAGAACTTTAGGCAAAACCAACTTCAATATCTCAGAAATCTCGCTTGGCACCTGGCAAGTGGGTGGTAAATGGGGCTCGCCATTTAGCGATGCCGAAGCTGACAAAATCATCAACACGGCTATTGATCGGGGTGTTAACTTTATTGACACAGCCGATGTATACGAGAACGGCCTGAGTGAAACGGCTGTAGGTCGGGTAGTTCGCTCCCGATCAGAACGCATTTACGTAGCCAGCAAATGCGGCAGACAAATCAGCCCGCACACTAGCGAAGGCTATCAGCCTAAAGTGCTCCAGAAGTTTGTGGAAGATAGCCTCAGGCGAACAGGCCTGGAAGCGCTGGATTTGATCCAGCTGCACTGCCCCCCTACTGAGGTCTACTATCGCCCCGAAATATTTGAGCTGTTTGAGCGACTGAAAGAGCAGGGGAAGATTCTTAATTTGGGCGTCAGCGTTGAAAAAGTGGAAGAAGCGTTGAAAGCCATTGAGTACGACAATGTGGCTACCGTGCAGATCATCTTCAACCTGTTTCGTCAGAGGCCTTCAAAGCTGTTTTTCAAAGAAGCTAAAAGAAGGAATGTGGGCATCATTGTGAGGGTTCCGCTGGCCAGCGGCTTGCTCACCGGCACCTACCATGCAAAAACAACTTTCGATTCGGGAGATCACCGAAACTTCAATAGGAATGGGGAGAAATTCGACAAAGGAGAGACTTTTTCGGGTATCGACTATGACCTGGGCTTGAAAGCCGTTGGTGAACTGAAGGCACTATTTCCGGGCGTGACCAATCTGGCACCCATTGCTCTCCGGTGGATACTTGGCTTTGAGGAAGTAAGCTGCATTATTCCCGGCGCATCGAAGGTTGAGCAGGTGTTGTCCAATTTATCCACCTACGACACGCCGCCACTTACAACAGCGCAGGTAATGGCGATGAACAAAATTTATGAAGCATACATCAAAAAAGAGGTGCACCAATTGTGGTGA
- a CDS encoding SulP family inorganic anion transporter, translating to MKKYFNLFDLSQKVNYKTEILSGLTVAMALVPEAVAFALIAGLSPLTGLYAAFVMGLITSIFGGRPGMISGATGAVAVVIVSLVVSHGVEYVFATVILAGIIQLAAGTLRLGKFMRLVPHPVIFGFVNGLAIIIFMSQLAQFKDDAGNWLSGSQLYIFLGFVLLTMLVIWGLPRLTKAVPAALTALLLVFGIVYFFGIDTKTVGDIASIQGGFPPFHLPSVPFTLETLTIIFPYAAIVAGVGLIESLLTLNIVDEITETRGRGNKEAVAQGTANILSGLFSGMGGCAMIGQSLINVSSGARARLSGIVAAVMLLVFIMFGAGLVEKLPMAALTGLMIMVSIGTFEWASLRTFNKMPKSDIFVMVMVTLVTVFLHNLALAVLVGVVIAALVFAWDNAKRIRARKSIDAEGVKHYEIYGPLFFGSVAAFNEKFDVANDPDEVIIDFAESRVVDMSAIEALNKITERYQKVGKKLHLKHLSPDCKQLLQNADQLIDVNVMEDPTYKVAVDTI from the coding sequence ATGAAAAAGTATTTTAACCTTTTCGACCTCTCACAAAAGGTCAACTATAAAACTGAAATTTTATCAGGTCTTACGGTGGCTATGGCCCTCGTGCCTGAGGCTGTTGCGTTTGCTTTGATTGCAGGGCTGTCTCCCCTCACAGGACTTTACGCTGCATTTGTCATGGGCCTGATTACGTCCATTTTCGGCGGAAGACCGGGCATGATTTCTGGTGCCACAGGAGCAGTAGCCGTAGTGATAGTTTCGCTGGTGGTGTCTCACGGAGTAGAATATGTTTTTGCCACGGTGATCCTCGCTGGCATTATTCAGCTGGCCGCTGGCACGCTCCGTCTCGGCAAGTTCATGCGCCTGGTACCTCACCCGGTTATTTTTGGTTTTGTGAATGGCCTGGCCATCATCATTTTCATGTCGCAGCTGGCGCAATTCAAAGATGACGCAGGCAACTGGTTGTCGGGTAGCCAACTGTACATATTCCTTGGGTTCGTGTTATTGACTATGCTCGTCATTTGGGGGCTGCCCCGGCTGACGAAAGCCGTTCCAGCCGCTTTAACCGCCCTTCTTTTGGTATTTGGCATCGTTTATTTCTTTGGCATCGACACCAAGACGGTGGGCGATATTGCTTCCATCCAGGGCGGCTTTCCCCCATTTCACCTGCCTTCAGTTCCTTTTACCCTTGAAACCCTGACCATCATTTTTCCCTATGCCGCTATAGTGGCAGGCGTAGGGCTGATCGAAAGCTTGCTTACGCTTAATATTGTTGATGAAATAACCGAAACAAGGGGCAGGGGAAACAAGGAAGCAGTGGCCCAGGGTACTGCCAATATCCTATCCGGATTGTTTTCCGGTATGGGCGGCTGTGCCATGATTGGCCAAAGCCTTATCAACGTTTCTTCAGGTGCCAGGGCCCGTTTGTCGGGCATTGTGGCGGCTGTGATGTTGCTGGTGTTTATCATGTTTGGCGCAGGCCTAGTTGAAAAGCTGCCCATGGCGGCACTTACCGGCTTGATGATTATGGTGTCGATTGGCACGTTTGAGTGGGCCAGCCTGAGGACTTTCAACAAAATGCCCAAGTCCGATATTTTTGTGATGGTAATGGTGACGCTCGTCACTGTGTTTCTGCACAACCTTGCCCTGGCGGTGCTGGTGGGTGTAGTCATTGCTGCACTTGTTTTTGCCTGGGACAACGCCAAGCGAATCAGAGCCAGAAAGAGCATCGACGCTGAAGGAGTAAAGCACTACGAAATATATGGCCCCCTGTTCTTTGGCTCGGTGGCTGCTTTCAATGAAAAATTTGATGTGGCCAACGACCCCGACGAGGTCATTATCGATTTTGCCGAGAGCCGGGTGGTGGACATGTCGGCCATAGAGGCCCTCAACAAAATTACGGAGCGCTACCAGAAAGTGGGCAAAAAGCTGCACTTGAAGCACCTGAGCCCCGACTGCAAACAACTGCTGCAAAATGCCGATCAGCTGATTGATGTGAATGTGATGGAAGATCCGACCTACAAAGTGGCTGTGGATACCATTTGA
- a CDS encoding sialate O-acetylesterase produces the protein MKLLSLKTALLCFFLGCFLGCREQSDKTSNESKTWVFIMAGQSNMAGRGVVEPQDTVTNPRILTIDSLGNVIKAKEPLHFYEPSRVGLDCGLSFAKTLLSELPGNDTIMIIPTAVGGSAMSQWLGDSLYRNVKLLSNFKEKVAIGRQHGEIKAILWHQGESDANERSIEAYPSKIPQLLSTFRSIVQNDSLPVLMGELGSYSNNNDYWQMVNRAIHEYAASDKNVSVISTQDLIHKGDTIHFNSQGQREIGKRFAEGYLNLTKSASGG, from the coding sequence ATGAAACTACTATCTTTAAAAACAGCCCTGCTCTGTTTCTTCCTCGGCTGCTTCCTGGGCTGCAGAGAACAAAGCGACAAGACATCAAACGAGAGCAAAACCTGGGTTTTTATCATGGCGGGCCAGTCGAACATGGCAGGACGGGGCGTTGTGGAGCCGCAGGATACGGTAACTAACCCCAGGATACTGACAATAGATTCGCTGGGTAACGTAATCAAAGCCAAAGAGCCGCTGCACTTTTACGAACCAAGCAGGGTGGGCCTCGACTGTGGCTTGTCTTTTGCCAAAACCCTTCTGTCTGAACTCCCAGGAAACGACACCATCATGATCATACCAACTGCTGTTGGTGGAAGCGCCATGTCGCAATGGCTGGGCGACTCTCTGTATCGCAACGTAAAGCTTCTCTCGAACTTCAAAGAAAAGGTAGCAATTGGAAGGCAGCACGGAGAAATCAAGGCCATTCTCTGGCATCAGGGAGAAAGCGACGCTAACGAAAGGTCAATTGAAGCCTATCCGAGCAAAATTCCCCAGCTGTTGAGCACTTTCCGATCCATCGTTCAAAACGATTCATTGCCAGTGTTAATGGGCGAGCTTGGCAGCTATTCCAACAACAATGACTATTGGCAGATGGTGAACAGAGCGATTCACGAGTATGCTGCTAGCGACAAAAATGTATCGGTGATTAGTACACAGGATTTGATTCACAAGGGAGACACCATACACTTCAATTCGCAGGGGCAAAGGGAAATTGGGAAACGATTTGCGGAGGGTTATTTGAATCTGACTAAATCAGCTTCTGGAGGGTGA
- a CDS encoding M23 family metallopeptidase → MVTVSNISMFVLLSVFALPSDVGKLLIPLKAINRSSTNSIVLTDIGEFGLLRKERPGIPAHYHTGIDIKRPSDNYISEPIFAISEGVVISKRTDGPYAQLIIEHQDEKGKFWTLYEHIAGVEVELYQPVTPDRPIARFMNTMELDKHGWQFDHFHFEVLKVAPTPLQKDTTKPERYFSSYTLACYTREDLRKYFHHPLEFLSERL, encoded by the coding sequence ATGGTCACAGTATCTAATATCAGTATGTTTGTACTACTATCAGTCTTCGCTTTACCCAGTGACGTAGGCAAACTTTTAATACCGCTCAAAGCGATCAACCGAAGTTCAACGAATTCCATAGTGCTGACCGACATTGGCGAATTTGGCTTGCTGAGAAAAGAAAGACCCGGCATTCCGGCGCACTATCACACTGGCATTGATATCAAAAGACCTTCAGACAACTATATCAGCGAACCCATTTTTGCCATCAGTGAAGGCGTGGTAATCAGCAAACGGACAGACGGGCCTTATGCCCAACTAATTATTGAACATCAGGATGAAAAGGGAAAATTTTGGACTCTATATGAGCATATCGCTGGTGTTGAAGTAGAGTTGTATCAACCAGTAACCCCCGACAGACCAATAGCACGGTTCATGAACACAATGGAGCTGGATAAACATGGCTGGCAGTTCGACCACTTTCATTTTGAAGTATTGAAAGTGGCACCAACTCCCCTCCAAAAAGACACAACGAAACCAGAAAGGTATTTTTCCTCATATACATTGGCTTGCTATACCAGAGAGGACTTGAGAAAGTACTTTCATCATCCTTTGGAGTTTTTGAGCGAGCGGTTATGA